A region of Thermobifida halotolerans DNA encodes the following proteins:
- a CDS encoding glycoside hydrolase family 6 protein — MSKVRATNRRSWLRRGFATASSLALGASMVALAAPANAAGCSVDYQVNSWGSGFTASVTITNLGSALSNWTLEWDFPGNQQVTNLWNGSYSQSGQHVSVDNAPYNGSVGEGGTVNFGFNGSYSGSNDIPTSFSLNGVTCDGSVDPDPPTDPTDPPTDPTDPPTDPTDPPTDPTDPPTDPGERVDNPFVGAQGYVNPVWSAKAAAEPGGSAVANESTAVWLDRIGAIEGNDSATTGSMGLRDHLDEAVAQADGDPLVIQVVIYNLPGRDCAALASNGELGPEEIDRYKNEYIDPIADIMSDYAQYDNLRIVNIIEIDSLPNLVTNTTDNAGGTELCDQMKANGNYVNGVGYALATLGDIPNAYNYVDAAHHGWIGWDTNFGPSAEIFYEAANASGATVDDVHGFIANTANYSALEEPYLDVNGTVNGQMIRQSDWVDWNQYVDELSFAQDLRQELVSVGFNSDIGMLIDTSRNGWGGPERPTGPSSATDLNTYVEESRIDRRFNPGNWCNQAGAGLGERPTAAPEPGIDAYVWAKPPGESDGASEYIENDEGKGFDEMCDPAYGGNARNGNSPSGALPNAPISGHWFSAQFQELLANAYPPL; from the coding sequence ATGAGTAAAGTTCGTGCCACGAACCGGCGTTCGTGGCTGAGGCGCGGCTTCGCAACCGCCTCCAGCCTGGCGCTCGGCGCCTCGATGGTGGCGCTCGCCGCTCCGGCCAACGCCGCTGGTTGTTCGGTGGACTACCAGGTCAACTCCTGGGGCAGCGGCTTCACCGCCAGTGTGACCATCACCAACCTGGGCAGCGCGCTCAGCAACTGGACGCTGGAGTGGGACTTCCCCGGCAACCAGCAGGTGACGAACCTGTGGAACGGCTCCTACAGCCAGTCCGGCCAGCACGTCTCGGTTGACAACGCCCCGTACAACGGCTCCGTCGGTGAGGGCGGCACCGTCAACTTCGGCTTCAACGGCTCCTACTCGGGCAGCAACGACATCCCCACCTCGTTCAGCCTGAACGGTGTGACCTGCGACGGCTCCGTCGACCCCGACCCGCCGACCGACCCGACCGACCCGCCGACCGACCCGACCGACCCGCCGACCGACCCGACCGACCCGCCGACCGACCCGACCGACCCGCCCACCGACCCCGGTGAGCGCGTCGACAACCCGTTCGTGGGCGCCCAGGGCTACGTGAACCCGGTGTGGTCGGCCAAGGCCGCCGCCGAGCCCGGCGGTTCCGCGGTCGCCAACGAGTCCACCGCCGTCTGGCTGGACCGCATCGGCGCCATCGAGGGCAACGACAGCGCCACCACCGGCTCCATGGGTCTGCGCGACCACCTCGACGAGGCCGTCGCCCAGGCCGACGGCGACCCGCTGGTCATCCAGGTGGTCATCTACAACCTGCCGGGCCGCGACTGCGCCGCGCTGGCCTCCAACGGTGAACTCGGACCGGAAGAGATCGACCGGTACAAGAACGAGTACATCGACCCGATCGCCGACATCATGAGTGACTACGCGCAGTACGACAACCTGCGCATCGTCAACATCATCGAGATCGACTCGCTGCCCAACCTGGTCACCAACACCACTGACAACGCTGGTGGCACCGAGCTGTGCGACCAGATGAAGGCCAACGGCAACTACGTCAACGGCGTCGGCTACGCGCTGGCCACCCTGGGCGACATCCCCAACGCCTACAACTACGTTGACGCCGCCCACCACGGCTGGATCGGCTGGGACACCAACTTCGGTCCCTCCGCCGAGATCTTCTACGAGGCCGCCAACGCCTCCGGCGCCACCGTGGACGACGTGCACGGCTTCATCGCCAACACGGCCAACTACTCCGCCCTGGAGGAGCCGTACCTGGACGTCAACGGCACCGTCAACGGCCAGATGATCCGCCAGTCCGACTGGGTCGACTGGAACCAGTACGTCGACGAGCTGTCCTTCGCGCAGGACCTGCGCCAGGAACTGGTCTCGGTCGGCTTCAACTCCGACATCGGCATGCTGATCGACACCTCCCGCAACGGCTGGGGCGGCCCCGAGCGGCCCACCGGCCCCTCCTCGGCGACCGACCTGAACACCTACGTCGAAGAGAGCCGCATCGACCGCCGCTTCAACCCCGGCAACTGGTGCAACCAGGCCGGCGCGGGTCTGGGCGAGCGTCCCACCGCGGCCCCCGAGCCCGGTATCGACGCCTACGTCTGGGCCAAGCCTCCGGGCGAGTCCGACGGTGCGAGCGAGTACATCGAGAACGACGAGGGCAAGGGCTTCGACGAGATGTGCGACCCGGCCTACGGGGGCAACGCCCGCAACGGCAACAGCCCCTCGGGTGCGCTGCCCAACGCGCCCATCTCCGGCCACTGGTTCTCCGCCCAGTTCCAGGAGCTGCTGGCCAACGCCTACCCCCCTCTGTAA
- a CDS encoding fumarylacetoacetate hydrolase family protein: protein MRIARFSAGDEVGFGLVDTDDGGNRFVSRLKGHPLLGQIQLTGERAKLEDVRLLSPVLPTKVVCIGKNYAEHVAEMADITGGSTAEPVVFLKPSSAVVGPNDPVFYPALSSRVDYEGELAVVIGRLCREVPAERVKDVVFGYTVGNDVTARDLQQTDKQWTRAKGFDSFCPLGPWIETGLSLEEAADLRITTTVDGEVRQDASTAQMIHGIPELVAYVSSFMTLLPGDVILTGTPAGVGPVEVGQHMTVAVERIGELTNRVVTRD from the coding sequence GTGCGCATCGCGAGGTTCTCGGCCGGTGACGAGGTCGGTTTCGGCCTGGTCGACACCGACGACGGGGGCAACCGGTTCGTCTCCCGGCTCAAGGGGCACCCGCTGCTGGGACAGATCCAGCTCACCGGGGAGCGCGCCAAGCTCGAGGACGTGCGACTGCTGTCCCCGGTACTGCCCACCAAGGTCGTGTGCATCGGCAAGAACTACGCCGAGCACGTCGCGGAGATGGCGGACATCACCGGCGGGAGCACGGCGGAGCCGGTGGTCTTTCTCAAGCCTTCGAGCGCCGTGGTCGGCCCCAACGACCCGGTCTTCTATCCGGCGCTCTCCTCGCGGGTGGACTACGAGGGCGAACTGGCCGTGGTCATCGGCCGACTCTGCCGTGAGGTTCCCGCCGAGCGGGTCAAGGACGTCGTCTTCGGCTACACCGTCGGCAACGACGTCACCGCCCGCGACCTGCAGCAGACCGACAAGCAGTGGACCCGAGCCAAGGGCTTCGACTCCTTCTGCCCGCTCGGCCCGTGGATCGAGACCGGCCTGAGTCTGGAGGAGGCGGCGGACCTGCGCATCACCACCACCGTGGACGGCGAGGTCCGCCAGGACGCCAGCACCGCCCAGATGATCCACGGCATTCCCGAACTCGTCGCCTACGTGAGTTCGTTCATGACGCTGCTGCCCGGCGACGTCATCCTCACCGGCACCCCCGCCGGAGTCGGCCCGGTCGAGGTGGGCCAGCACATGACGGTGGCGGTCGAACGGATCGGCGAACTGACCAACCGGGTGGTCACCCGCGACTGA
- a CDS encoding antibiotic biosynthesis monooxygenase family protein: MASVVKFNVLTVPPGAGATLEERFAKRAGLVENQPGFEEFQLLRPVEGTDKYLVYTRWRSEEDFRNWLNSQSFQQGHAQAAEESRQGGHGHGHGQGGPAATGSELWGFEVVQQVRAQD; this comes from the coding sequence ATGGCCAGTGTGGTGAAATTCAACGTTCTGACGGTGCCGCCCGGCGCCGGCGCCACCCTGGAGGAGCGCTTCGCCAAGCGCGCGGGTCTGGTGGAGAACCAGCCCGGCTTCGAGGAGTTCCAGTTGCTGCGGCCTGTCGAGGGCACCGACAAGTACCTGGTCTACACGCGCTGGCGTTCCGAGGAGGACTTCCGGAACTGGCTGAACAGCCAGTCCTTCCAACAGGGGCACGCCCAGGCGGCCGAGGAGTCCCGGCAGGGCGGCCACGGCCACGGCCACGGCCAGGGCGGACCGGCCGCGACCGGCAGCGAACTCTGGGGCTTCGAGGTGGTCCAGCAGGTTCGCGCCCAGGACTAG